The Lentisphaerota bacterium genome segment AACGCCGTCAAGGGGCCGTACGCAGCGATCTTCGAGGAGGAGTACCGGCGGTTTGCGAACCATCCGGACTACTGCACGCTCTTCAAGGAAGTGGACCTGAGCCGTGCGGCTGAGGAAGTTCACGATGGGTATTTCTCCATCGACAAGAAGGGCGGATGGACCGACACGGATGAGGGCAATCAGGGTAGTCGGGAAAACGCGGAGCGGGCGTACAACCTGATCATGAAGGACAAGGAGCGGCTCCTCAGTTTCGAGACGCCGCTCAAGTTCATCTTCAGTCACTCCGCGTTACGGGAGGGATGGGACAACCCGAACGTGTTTCAGATTTGCGCGTTGCGCGAGATGGGATCGGAGCGCGAGCGACGCCAGACGATCGGGCGCGGCTTGCGCATCTGCGTAAACCAGGAGGGCGAGCGGGTGCGCGGATTCGAGGTGAATACGTTGACCGTGATCGCGACCGAGCGCTACGAGCAGTTCGCGGAGAACCTCCAGAAGGAGATCGAGGCGGACACGGGCATCCGGTTCGGGATCGTGGAGAAGCACCAGTTCGCGGCGGTGGTGGTCAGGGATGCGGACGGCGTTGAGGCGCCGTTGGGCTTCGAGCAGTCGAAGGTGATCTGGGAGCACCTGCGGGACGGGGGGATGATTGACGGCAAGGGCAAGGTGCAGGAGGCGCTGAAGCGGGCGTTGAGGGACGATACGCTCGCAGTGCCCGAGGCATTCGAGCCGCAGCGGGAACGGATCGCGGCGATACTGCGGAAGTTGGCCGGCGGGTTGGTGATCAAGGATGCGGATGGGCGTCGGCCGGTCCGGCCGCGGCAGGCGATCCTGCATGGTCCCCAGTTCAAGGCATTGTGGGACCGGATCAAGCACAAGACCACGTACCGGGTCGAGTTCGACAACGAGAAACTGATTGCCAGTTGCATCGAGGCCCTGCAGAAAGGCCCGGCGATACCGAAGGCCCGTCTCCAGTGGCGCAAGGCGGATCTTCAGATTGGCAAGGCCGGGGTGGAGGCAAGAGAGCGCGCCGGCGCGGCGACGGTGACCTTGGACGAGACGGACATCGAGTTGCCGGACCTCTTGACGGAGTTGCAGGACCGGACGCAACTGACGCGGCGCACGATCTGCCGCATCCTGGTGGACAGTGGGCGACTGGACGATTTCAAGCGCAACCCGCAGCAGTTCATCGAGATTGCGGGCGAGGCGATCAACCGCAGCAAGCGGCTGGCGATTGTGGACGGGATCAAGTACCAGCGCATCGGCGACAGCGAGTACTATGCCCAGGAGTTGTTCGAGAAGGAAGAGTTGACCGGGTACCTGAAGAACATGCTCTCGGAGACGAAGAAGTCGGTTTACGAGTCCGTGGTCTGCGATTCGGAGGTCGAGTCCGGTTTTGCCGATGATTTGGAGAAGAACGACGCCGTGAAGGTGTACGCCAAGTTGCCCGGCTGGTTCAAGGTGCCGACTCCGTTGGGATCGTACAACCCGGACTGGGCGGTGCTGATCGAGACACCCGATGGAGAACGGCTGTACTTCGTGGTGGAGACCAAGGGCGGTCTGTTCACGGACGACGTGGGGGACAGGGAGAGCGCCAAGATCGAATGCGGTAAGGCGCACTTCAAGGCCCTGGCGGTGCACGAGGCACCCGCGGCGTACGTGGTGGCGAACAAGTTTGCGGATGTGCTGGCGAGGGTATGACAACTGGTGCCAGATGGACACCGTGTGGCATGGCATACGAGGAAAGGAAGAGAGCCGTGAATCAAACAGAGCAGAATGAAACGGAAGCCGCGAAAGCAGTCGAACTGGACAAACTGGGTTTGCCTACAACCGGGTGGATCTGCACAGGATGGACGGACATGGGAACCGCTAGCAGCAGATGCGAACTCTGCAAAACGGCGATTCGATATGTACACACGATGACGAACACGAACTGGCGAGAAATACTACGAGTAGGGTGTATTTGCGCTGCGAAGTTAGAAGCAAGACCTGGTTTGGCGGAACTGCGTGAGCGTTTTATGAAGAATAGACCTGCCAACTTGGAGAATTTCAAGATGGGAGTATGGAAGCGTTCAGCGAAGGGAAACCTTAGCACCGAGTACTTGGGAAACAAAATAACCCTAGTCGAGAGGCCGAAAGGGGCAAACACGTGGGAGTACTCGCTGAACATAATGAAATCTGAGAAATACGATATGAAAGACAACCAGACAGTATTCTCAAAAAGTGTATTCAGTACTTTTGAAGAGGCCCAAGAAGCGGCCTTTGACCACGTAATCAGACTGGAATGGCTGAATGAGCCGAGAGTTAGGTAAACGCGGTTTTGGAGCTTGCCGCCACTGCAAGGCCATAGGGAGAGGGAGTGCAGATGTAGGCTTTGTTCTGACGACATGTGATGCTGGGCATTGAGCAGCAGGAGAGAATGTGGTGCGTGGGTGGGTGGGTGGGTGGGATGGATAGTGGAGATGTGGGGGCAAAGTATGGGGGAAAGAGAGCGGGCTGGCGGATCGGCGGTTAACACAATACCCCTGGCCGTGCGTTTCGCGCGGGCGTTGGGTTCAAAGAGCTGGGTTGAGCGGATTTTCTGGAGCGTGCTGATGACCGATCTTCCGCTGGAGGCGCAGCGACGGTAACGTTGTAACGGGAGTGGCATGAGCGATCAAAACAACAACGGCGCAAACGATGGCGCGGGAAGCGTGTGGGAGCCACGAACGATCAGCATCTTCGGCGAGGACTTCACCGTGGAACTGAAGCCGCGGGTAACGCCGCTTGCGCAGTTGTATGATGACCCGGACCGGCCGGATGATCCTAGTTTTCTGGTGGGGATAAACCGCAGACCGCAGCCGGGTGATGATCCGCTGCGTCAGCTTTTCGAGTCATACAGACCCGATCTGCCTGAAGGGCCGATCTATGATCAGGACGCGGCGGCAAGGCAGAGAACCGGCGAGAGCCTGACAAGGGACGGCGTCCAGATGGAGTTGGTCGGAAAAGTGAAGACATGGACGCTCAGCCTGGCTGTGGCGCCGCCAACGATGCGCGGGCTGCCCGACGTGATCGAGCGAGCGCCTGATGGATGCGGCAGGGATGGATGTTTGAGAATACGGGGCGTTGCGAGGTACCGTGATGATCCAACGGACTACTACGTCTTTTACATCGAGGAAATGGACACCGCTGACGAGGACAGAATACGGATCGCGGTAAGCCAGAAGAGGCAGCAGAAGGCTGAGTTGCAGGCTTTCAGAAAGGACGGCACGCAGGACA includes the following:
- a CDS encoding restriction endonuclease subunit R; the protein is DAIDAYERKLVKQIEVAAATVEGAHNRPYVKLLAVTSKRGAPTAKVELDIETPGGVQRKTQIVQDGDNLEMTTGRAVYHDCRIGEINARKGAEFMELRVPGGEQYLKPGEAYGDVQALAFQRELIRRTIKEHLDKEMRLRPQGIKVLSLFFIDHVENYRQYDADGNAVKGPYAAIFEEEYRRFANHPDYCTLFKEVDLSRAAEEVHDGYFSIDKKGGWTDTDEGNQGSRENAERAYNLIMKDKERLLSFETPLKFIFSHSALREGWDNPNVFQICALREMGSERERRQTIGRGLRICVNQEGERVRGFEVNTLTVIATERYEQFAENLQKEIEADTGIRFGIVEKHQFAAVVVRDADGVEAPLGFEQSKVIWEHLRDGGMIDGKGKVQEALKRALRDDTLAVPEAFEPQRERIAAILRKLAGGLVIKDADGRRPVRPRQAILHGPQFKALWDRIKHKTTYRVEFDNEKLIASCIEALQKGPAIPKARLQWRKADLQIGKAGVEARERAGAATVTLDETDIELPDLLTELQDRTQLTRRTICRILVDSGRLDDFKRNPQQFIEIAGEAINRSKRLAIVDGIKYQRIGDSEYYAQELFEKEELTGYLKNMLSETKKSVYESVVCDSEVESGFADDLEKNDAVKVYAKLPGWFKVPTPLGSYNPDWAVLIETPDGERLYFVVETKGGLFTDDVGDRESAKIECGKAHFKALAVHEAPAAYVVANKFADVLARV